A single region of the Salmo salar chromosome ssa16, Ssal_v3.1, whole genome shotgun sequence genome encodes:
- the LOC106573572 gene encoding heterogeneous nuclear ribonucleoprotein M isoform X1, translating into MSNEAAAPEKPGQGEINGKAKHEPSARKERPQKRGGGRFEPYGNPSKRYRVFVSNIPYDVKWQALKDLMKEKVGEVTYVEHLMDGEGKSRGCAVVEFRTEELMKKAVEKVNKHNLNGRPLKVKEDPDGVIAQRDAHRSQGGGGPPGGHGGMNMGMDRMNMERMNMDRMGPGPGAPPMVNIPPSLMNNSNIPNEIIHGLQAGKIGSTVFVANLDYKVGWKKLKEVFGMAGVVVRTDILEDKDGNSRGMGTVTFDMPIEAVQAVSMFNGQLLFNRVMHVKLDEKSLPKGDFAPPERPPALPRGLSGIGLGLGPGGQPIDATALNRGGGGMGNMGPGGMDGMGFGGGMGRMGGMDNFGGMNNMERFGPSGMGRMNEMDRGLGGSFDREFGRNDMGMSRNNFGESFERGMGSSLGMDRMSSGMDRLGGGMDRLGGMERMGMERMDRVSDLDRLGGSGFDRMGSGLDRLGPSMDRLGSGLDRMSSSVDRLGPAGFDRLGPSSLERMPAGLDFASPMGMADRMERMGTNFDRMGSAGIERFPTTGLDRMGSTMDRMGAVGVGGQFDRPAEMERGGFGGNGFGGSGGPGANARKGCQIFVRNLPFDFTWKMLKDNFNTCGIVQYADIKMENGKSKGCGVVRFDNPETAERACRTMNGYRLNGREIDVRIDRNA; encoded by the exons ATGTCGAACGAGGCCGCTGCTCCGGAGAAACCAGGCCAGGG GGAAATTAACGGCAAGGCCAAGCATGAACCCAGTGCCAGGAAGGAAAGGCCCCAGAAGCGTGGAGGTGGTCGCTTTGAACCCTATGGAAACCCATCTAAAAGATACCGTGTGTTTGTCAGCAACATTCCATATGATGTGAAATGGCAAGCACTCAAAGACCTAATGAAAGAAAAAG TGGGTGAGGTAACGTACGTGGAACACTTAATGGACGGAGAAGGCAAATCGAGG GGCTGCGC GGTTGTTGAGTTCAGGACTGAGGAACTGATGAAGAAGGCTGTGGAGAAGGTCAACAAGCACAACCTGAATGGGCGGCCCCTGAAGGTCAAAGAG gaCCCAGATGGTGTGATTGCCCAGAGGGATGCCCACAGGTCCCAGGGTGGTGGTGGGCCCCCTGGTGGCCATGGTGGAATGAACATGGGCATGGATCGCATGAACATGGAGCGAATGAACATGGACCGCATGGGCCCAGGACCAGGCGCCCCACCCATGGTCAACATCCCCCCCAGCCTCATGAACAACTCCAACATCCCCAATGAGATCATCCACGGGCTGCAGGCTGGCAAGATTGGAAGCACCGTCTTTGTAGCTAAC CTGGACTACAAGGTTGGCTGGAAGAAGCTGAAGGAGGTGTTTGGCATGGCAGGAGTGGTGGTGCGTACTGACATCCTGGAGGACAAAGATGGGAATAGCAGGGGCATGGGCACCGTCACCTTTGACATGCCTATTGAAGCTGTCCAAGCCGTCAGTATGTTCAACGGTCAACTGCTATTCAACCGGGTCATGCATGTCAAGCTG GATGAGAAGTCCTTGCCAAAAGGAGACTTTGCACCACCTGAGAGACCCCCAGCACTACCCC GTGGCCTTAGTGGCATCGGGCTGGGACTTGGGCCTGGTGGCCAACCCATCGACGCCACCGCACTGaacagaggaggtggaggaatgggCAACATGGGACCTGGGG GCATGGATGGCATGGGCTTTGGTGGTGGCATGGGTAGAATGGGAG GCATGGATAACTTTGGTGGAATGAACAACATGGAGCGTTTCGGACCATCTGGAATGGGCAGGATGAATG AGATGGACCGTGGGCTTGGTGGTTCTTTTGACCGAGAGTTTGGTCGAAATGATATGGGCATGTCTCGCAATAATTTTGGAGAATCCTTTGAAAGAGGAATGG GTAGCTCATTGGGCATGGACCGCATGAGCTCTGGCATGGATCGCTTGGGCGGTGGAATGGACCGTCTGGGTGGAATGGAGCGCAtggggatggagaggatggaccgcgTGTCTGATCTGGACAGGCTAGGGGGGTCTGGCTTTGACAGGATGGGCTCAGGGCTGGACCGGCTGGGGCCCAGTATGGACAGGCTTGGTTCTGGGCTGGACCGTATGAGCTCCAGCGTGGACCGCCTGGGCCCAGCTGGGTTTGACCGCCTAGGCCCGTCCAGTTTGGAACGTATGCCTGCTGGCCTGGACTTCGCCTCTCCCATGGGCATGGCGGATCGCATGGAGAGGATGGGAACCAACTTTGACCGCATGGGGTCTGCCGGCATCGAGCGATTCCCGACCACCGGGCTTGACCGCATGGGCTCCACTATGGACCGCATGGGAGCTGTCGGTGTTGGCGGCCAGTTTGACCGGCCAGCTGAGATGGAGCGTGGGGGCTTTGGAGGAAATGGCTTTGGGGGGTCCGGAGGTCCTGGAGCCAACGCCAGGAAGGGCTGTCAGATCTTTGTCAGAAAT CTGCCCTTTGACTTCACCTGGAAAATGCTGAAGGATAACTTCAATACATGCG GTATTGTCCAATATGCTGACATCAAGATGGAGAATGGCAAGTCCAAGGGCTGTGGCGTGGTTCGCTTTGACAACCCGGAGACTGCCGAGAGAGCCTGTCGCACCATGAACGGCTACAGGCTGAATGGAAGAGAGATCGATGTCAGAATTGACAGAAATGCGTAA
- the LOC106573572 gene encoding heterogeneous nuclear ribonucleoprotein M isoform X2, which yields MSNEAAAPEKPGQGEINGKAKHEPSARKERPQKRGGGRFEPYGNPSKRYRVFVSNIPYDVKWQALKDLMKEKVGEVTYVEHLMDGEGKSRGCAVVEFRTEELMKKAVEKVNKHNLNGRPLKVKEDPDGVIAQRDAHRSQGGGGPPGGHGGMNMGMDRMNMERMNMDRMGPGPGAPPMVNIPPSLMNNSNIPNEIIHGLQAGKIGSTVFVANLDYKVGWKKLKEVFGMAGVVVRTDILEDKDGNSRGMGTVTFDMPIEAVQAVSMFNGQLLFNRVMHVKLDEKSLPKGDFAPPERPPALPRGLSGIGLGLGPGGQPIDATALNRGGGGMGNMGPGGMDNFGGMNNMERFGPSGMGRMNEMDRGLGGSFDREFGRNDMGMSRNNFGESFERGMGSSLGMDRMSSGMDRLGGGMDRLGGMERMGMERMDRVSDLDRLGGSGFDRMGSGLDRLGPSMDRLGSGLDRMSSSVDRLGPAGFDRLGPSSLERMPAGLDFASPMGMADRMERMGTNFDRMGSAGIERFPTTGLDRMGSTMDRMGAVGVGGQFDRPAEMERGGFGGNGFGGSGGPGANARKGCQIFVRNLPFDFTWKMLKDNFNTCGIVQYADIKMENGKSKGCGVVRFDNPETAERACRTMNGYRLNGREIDVRIDRNA from the exons ATGTCGAACGAGGCCGCTGCTCCGGAGAAACCAGGCCAGGG GGAAATTAACGGCAAGGCCAAGCATGAACCCAGTGCCAGGAAGGAAAGGCCCCAGAAGCGTGGAGGTGGTCGCTTTGAACCCTATGGAAACCCATCTAAAAGATACCGTGTGTTTGTCAGCAACATTCCATATGATGTGAAATGGCAAGCACTCAAAGACCTAATGAAAGAAAAAG TGGGTGAGGTAACGTACGTGGAACACTTAATGGACGGAGAAGGCAAATCGAGG GGCTGCGC GGTTGTTGAGTTCAGGACTGAGGAACTGATGAAGAAGGCTGTGGAGAAGGTCAACAAGCACAACCTGAATGGGCGGCCCCTGAAGGTCAAAGAG gaCCCAGATGGTGTGATTGCCCAGAGGGATGCCCACAGGTCCCAGGGTGGTGGTGGGCCCCCTGGTGGCCATGGTGGAATGAACATGGGCATGGATCGCATGAACATGGAGCGAATGAACATGGACCGCATGGGCCCAGGACCAGGCGCCCCACCCATGGTCAACATCCCCCCCAGCCTCATGAACAACTCCAACATCCCCAATGAGATCATCCACGGGCTGCAGGCTGGCAAGATTGGAAGCACCGTCTTTGTAGCTAAC CTGGACTACAAGGTTGGCTGGAAGAAGCTGAAGGAGGTGTTTGGCATGGCAGGAGTGGTGGTGCGTACTGACATCCTGGAGGACAAAGATGGGAATAGCAGGGGCATGGGCACCGTCACCTTTGACATGCCTATTGAAGCTGTCCAAGCCGTCAGTATGTTCAACGGTCAACTGCTATTCAACCGGGTCATGCATGTCAAGCTG GATGAGAAGTCCTTGCCAAAAGGAGACTTTGCACCACCTGAGAGACCCCCAGCACTACCCC GTGGCCTTAGTGGCATCGGGCTGGGACTTGGGCCTGGTGGCCAACCCATCGACGCCACCGCACTGaacagaggaggtggaggaatgggCAACATGGGACCTGGGG GCATGGATAACTTTGGTGGAATGAACAACATGGAGCGTTTCGGACCATCTGGAATGGGCAGGATGAATG AGATGGACCGTGGGCTTGGTGGTTCTTTTGACCGAGAGTTTGGTCGAAATGATATGGGCATGTCTCGCAATAATTTTGGAGAATCCTTTGAAAGAGGAATGG GTAGCTCATTGGGCATGGACCGCATGAGCTCTGGCATGGATCGCTTGGGCGGTGGAATGGACCGTCTGGGTGGAATGGAGCGCAtggggatggagaggatggaccgcgTGTCTGATCTGGACAGGCTAGGGGGGTCTGGCTTTGACAGGATGGGCTCAGGGCTGGACCGGCTGGGGCCCAGTATGGACAGGCTTGGTTCTGGGCTGGACCGTATGAGCTCCAGCGTGGACCGCCTGGGCCCAGCTGGGTTTGACCGCCTAGGCCCGTCCAGTTTGGAACGTATGCCTGCTGGCCTGGACTTCGCCTCTCCCATGGGCATGGCGGATCGCATGGAGAGGATGGGAACCAACTTTGACCGCATGGGGTCTGCCGGCATCGAGCGATTCCCGACCACCGGGCTTGACCGCATGGGCTCCACTATGGACCGCATGGGAGCTGTCGGTGTTGGCGGCCAGTTTGACCGGCCAGCTGAGATGGAGCGTGGGGGCTTTGGAGGAAATGGCTTTGGGGGGTCCGGAGGTCCTGGAGCCAACGCCAGGAAGGGCTGTCAGATCTTTGTCAGAAAT CTGCCCTTTGACTTCACCTGGAAAATGCTGAAGGATAACTTCAATACATGCG GTATTGTCCAATATGCTGACATCAAGATGGAGAATGGCAAGTCCAAGGGCTGTGGCGTGGTTCGCTTTGACAACCCGGAGACTGCCGAGAGAGCCTGTCGCACCATGAACGGCTACAGGCTGAATGGAAGAGAGATCGATGTCAGAATTGACAGAAATGCGTAA
- the LOC106573572 gene encoding heterogeneous nuclear ribonucleoprotein M isoform X3, giving the protein MKKAVEKVNKHNLNGRPLKVKEDPDGVIAQRDAHRSQGGGGPPGGHGGMNMGMDRMNMERMNMDRMGPGPGAPPMVNIPPSLMNNSNIPNEIIHGLQAGKIGSTVFVANLDYKVGWKKLKEVFGMAGVVVRTDILEDKDGNSRGMGTVTFDMPIEAVQAVSMFNGQLLFNRVMHVKLDEKSLPKGDFAPPERPPALPRGLSGIGLGLGPGGQPIDATALNRGGGGMGNMGPGGMDGMGFGGGMGRMGGMDNFGGMNNMERFGPSGMGRMNEMDRGLGGSFDREFGRNDMGMSRNNFGESFERGMGSSLGMDRMSSGMDRLGGGMDRLGGMERMGMERMDRVSDLDRLGGSGFDRMGSGLDRLGPSMDRLGSGLDRMSSSVDRLGPAGFDRLGPSSLERMPAGLDFASPMGMADRMERMGTNFDRMGSAGIERFPTTGLDRMGSTMDRMGAVGVGGQFDRPAEMERGGFGGNGFGGSGGPGANARKGCQIFVRNLPFDFTWKMLKDNFNTCGIVQYADIKMENGKSKGCGVVRFDNPETAERACRTMNGYRLNGREIDVRIDRNA; this is encoded by the exons ATGAAGAAGGCTGTGGAGAAGGTCAACAAGCACAACCTGAATGGGCGGCCCCTGAAGGTCAAAGAG gaCCCAGATGGTGTGATTGCCCAGAGGGATGCCCACAGGTCCCAGGGTGGTGGTGGGCCCCCTGGTGGCCATGGTGGAATGAACATGGGCATGGATCGCATGAACATGGAGCGAATGAACATGGACCGCATGGGCCCAGGACCAGGCGCCCCACCCATGGTCAACATCCCCCCCAGCCTCATGAACAACTCCAACATCCCCAATGAGATCATCCACGGGCTGCAGGCTGGCAAGATTGGAAGCACCGTCTTTGTAGCTAAC CTGGACTACAAGGTTGGCTGGAAGAAGCTGAAGGAGGTGTTTGGCATGGCAGGAGTGGTGGTGCGTACTGACATCCTGGAGGACAAAGATGGGAATAGCAGGGGCATGGGCACCGTCACCTTTGACATGCCTATTGAAGCTGTCCAAGCCGTCAGTATGTTCAACGGTCAACTGCTATTCAACCGGGTCATGCATGTCAAGCTG GATGAGAAGTCCTTGCCAAAAGGAGACTTTGCACCACCTGAGAGACCCCCAGCACTACCCC GTGGCCTTAGTGGCATCGGGCTGGGACTTGGGCCTGGTGGCCAACCCATCGACGCCACCGCACTGaacagaggaggtggaggaatgggCAACATGGGACCTGGGG GCATGGATGGCATGGGCTTTGGTGGTGGCATGGGTAGAATGGGAG GCATGGATAACTTTGGTGGAATGAACAACATGGAGCGTTTCGGACCATCTGGAATGGGCAGGATGAATG AGATGGACCGTGGGCTTGGTGGTTCTTTTGACCGAGAGTTTGGTCGAAATGATATGGGCATGTCTCGCAATAATTTTGGAGAATCCTTTGAAAGAGGAATGG GTAGCTCATTGGGCATGGACCGCATGAGCTCTGGCATGGATCGCTTGGGCGGTGGAATGGACCGTCTGGGTGGAATGGAGCGCAtggggatggagaggatggaccgcgTGTCTGATCTGGACAGGCTAGGGGGGTCTGGCTTTGACAGGATGGGCTCAGGGCTGGACCGGCTGGGGCCCAGTATGGACAGGCTTGGTTCTGGGCTGGACCGTATGAGCTCCAGCGTGGACCGCCTGGGCCCAGCTGGGTTTGACCGCCTAGGCCCGTCCAGTTTGGAACGTATGCCTGCTGGCCTGGACTTCGCCTCTCCCATGGGCATGGCGGATCGCATGGAGAGGATGGGAACCAACTTTGACCGCATGGGGTCTGCCGGCATCGAGCGATTCCCGACCACCGGGCTTGACCGCATGGGCTCCACTATGGACCGCATGGGAGCTGTCGGTGTTGGCGGCCAGTTTGACCGGCCAGCTGAGATGGAGCGTGGGGGCTTTGGAGGAAATGGCTTTGGGGGGTCCGGAGGTCCTGGAGCCAACGCCAGGAAGGGCTGTCAGATCTTTGTCAGAAAT CTGCCCTTTGACTTCACCTGGAAAATGCTGAAGGATAACTTCAATACATGCG GTATTGTCCAATATGCTGACATCAAGATGGAGAATGGCAAGTCCAAGGGCTGTGGCGTGGTTCGCTTTGACAACCCGGAGACTGCCGAGAGAGCCTGTCGCACCATGAACGGCTACAGGCTGAATGGAAGAGAGATCGATGTCAGAATTGACAGAAATGCGTAA